A single genomic interval of Cucumis sativus cultivar 9930 chromosome 5, Cucumber_9930_V3, whole genome shotgun sequence harbors:
- the LOC101216486 gene encoding metalloendoproteinase 5-MMP: MALQFSLQLFLLIASIAPHVITARVRHTHISSHLQGSRIGNNIEGIHNVKLYLKRYGYLTNVESTNSNNTFDVLLESAIKTFQKYHSLNVSGVIDEETLTLMSLPRCGIPDIMHNINVMDNNVQMNSSSFHSHFTFFPDNLKWPVSKYNLRYTFLDDFPNDFKEPVMNAMEQWALFSLFRFSEAVEAQEADITFNFVRGNHGDGYPFDGKGGVLAHAFGPLDGRVHFDWDEDWADGSVGGFINVGMVALHELGHVLGLAHSTIRDAIMWPYMEAGEQTRGLQFDDIEGIQTLYAP; encoded by the coding sequence ATGGCTCTTCAATTCTCTCTTCAACTTTTCCTCCTTATTGCCTCCATTGCGCCTCATGTGATCACTGCACGTGTTCGTCACACCCACATATCCTCCCATCTTCAAGGAAGTCGTATAGGTAACAACATTGAAGGAATCCACAACGTCAAACTTTACCTCAAACGTTATGGTTACTTAACCAATGTAGAGAGTACCAATTCTAACAACACATTCGACGTTCTCCTAGAGTCGGCTATTAAAACCTTCCAAAAATACCATAGCCTCAACGTGAGTGGTGTTATAGATGAGGAGACATTAACTCTGATGTCTCTACCACGATGCGGGATTCCAGATATCATGCACAATATTAATGTCATGGATAACAACGTTCAAATGAATAGTAGCAGTTTTCATTCTCATTTCACATTCTTTCCGGATAACCTGAAATGGCCGGTATCAAAATACAACCTGAGGTACACATTTCTCGATGATTTTCCAAACGACTTCAAAGAACCGGTGATGAACGCAATGGAACAATGGGCGTTGTTTAGCTTGTTCAGATTCTCAGAAGCCGTAGAAGCTCAAGAGGCTGACATCACATTTAACTTCGTGAGAGGGAACCATGGAGATGGCTATCCATTCGATGGAAAAGGAGGGGTTTTGGCACATGCTTTTGGGCCATTGGATGGGAGGGTGCACTTTGATTGGGATGAGGATTGGGCAGATGGTTCCGTTGGTGGTTTCATAAATGTGGGGATGGTTGCTTTGCATGAGCTCGGGCATGTGCTCGGCCTTGCTCACAGCACCATCAGAGACGCCATTATGTGGCCCTACATGGAAGCCGGTGAACAAACTAGGGGCTTACAGTTTGATGATATTGAAGGCATCCAAACTTTATATGCTCCATGA